The following DNA comes from Thermogemmatispora onikobensis.
TCATCTGGCCAACCAACTCCAGCGAGACAATGGCCAGCACCCCTACCGCGATACACAGAATTGCCAGCACGCTGCGCTGACCGCCTCTCAGCAGCGAACGCCAGGCATACTTGAAGTAGAGCGAGGCTTTCATGAACGGATAGCCTCCTCCCTGAGCACTTCGATCGCGGCAATGCGACCGTCAACAATGCGAATGGCGCGATCGGCGTGGCTGGCCACTGTTGCATCGTGTGTGGCAATAATAAAGGTTTTGCCGGTAGTATGACGCAGGTAAGTGATCAGCTGCAGCAACTTCTCGCCATTGGCGGCGTCGAGATTCCCGGTTGGCTCGTCAGCGATCACAATCGGAGGGTCAGTTGCCAGAGCACGGGCAACAGCAACACGCTGCTGCTCGCCTCCCGAAAGCTGCGTCGGACGGTGATTGAGCCGGTGGGAGAGACCAACCAGCTCCAGAAGTTCGCGCGCCCGGGACGCCGGTGACCCTTTGTGCCTGCCAACATAGAGGGGAATTTCGACGTTCTCTTGGGCTGTGAGGGTGGGGATCAGGTTAAAGGCCTGGAAGACCATACCGATTTTCTGGTTGCGCACAGCGGCCAGTTTGCCCTCGCTCATGCGCGTGACATCAATACCGTCAATGAGGACCCGCCCACTGGTTGGATTGTCCAGGCCCGCGATGATCCCCAGTAAAGTGCTCTTGCCCGACCCCGAGGGCCCCACAATGGCCACAAATTCCCCTTGCCGCACGCTGAAACTGATACCGCGCAGAATCTCGATACGTTCGTGACCAAGTGGCAGACTGCGCGTTACCTCCTCAACCTGCAGGATTGTCCTCCCCAGCGCTGGCCGCCCTTGTTCATCTCCTCCTGCTGGCATACTCCGAGACTCGAGTTGGTCAGCCCCGTTGTCGCTTTGGACTCTTTCTTCCATCGCTATGATCTCTCCTTCTTTCCCGGTTACATCTGGCAAGTAGCTGCTCACTCCGCCCCCTTGCCCTTCTCTCATAAGGAAGATGATACTCCTTCAGAGGAAAGAGGGTAGCCGCTTGCCCGTCCGGCGGCGATCTGCCGATCTTCCGACTGGCTATAACTTATTGTTATAGCTTCCGAATTTATAACATACCGTTATCTGATCTGTCAAGAGGAGAATAGCACCCTAATTAGGGCAATGTGATGTTTTCCTGGCACTAACCAGTCAAAGCCAGGCCAGGCAAGGAAGCGCCAAGAATCGCAGGCGTGCCAGTCTGAGAGTCCGGGATAGGCAAGCATCATCAACTATGCTATACTGCACAGGAACTCATCGTACGGCCTTGACAGAGGAAAGAGCGAGCAACTGTAAGGAATCGAACAACAGCGACCGCCTACGCGCACCAGCGGCCCGCTCCGTACAGCCCACCAGTGAGGGAGTGGTTTCTGCGCGTTTCGGCAGGCGCTGGTCAAACCCAATACATATCTCTTTTCCTGCGTTTCTTTCCCGGGATCTCAGCAGCGTGGGCAGGCAGGATGGCAAGGAGAGCCAGCGCCTGCGCGAGCGGATGAGGGAGAGCGCCAGGAAGAGAGCGAGGAGAA
Coding sequences within:
- a CDS encoding ABC transporter ATP-binding protein translates to MPAGGDEQGRPALGRTILQVEEVTRSLPLGHERIEILRGISFSVRQGEFVAIVGPSGSGKSTLLGIIAGLDNPTSGRVLIDGIDVTRMSEGKLAAVRNQKIGMVFQAFNLIPTLTAQENVEIPLYVGRHKGSPASRARELLELVGLSHRLNHRPTQLSGGEQQRVAVARALATDPPIVIADEPTGNLDAANGEKLLQLITYLRHTTGKTFIIATHDATVASHADRAIRIVDGRIAAIEVLREEAIRS